A stretch of Oryza brachyantha chromosome 4, ObraRS2, whole genome shotgun sequence DNA encodes these proteins:
- the LOC121054158 gene encoding uncharacterized protein LOC121054158, with translation MSDDQLEQLEEEDLAALINKLSRAMNNIRFKKRGGPIRCFACGGLDHIRSHCPKLGRAKKDDNGDKFKDDKPRSSFKGRRSKESLKKMLDQVCVAFEPLSDVDGDSEEDENKGRHISGVCLMSRDESDSEGEDNELKQHRDILDCSTCTSNKMKLKYALARVEYMEEIVKTNEVLSCPKCYNSKSVKGEF, from the exons ATGTCCGATGATCAACTCGAGCaactcgaggaggaggacttgGCTGCGCTTATTAACAAGTTGTCTCGAGCTATGAATAATATCAGGTTCAAGAAAAGAGGAGGTCCAATTCGTTGCTTTGCATGTGGAGGGCTAGATCACATCCGATCTCATTGTCCCAAGCTAGGGAGAGCGAAGAAGGACGACAATGGAGACAAGTTCAAGGATGATAAGCCGAGGAGTTCATTCAAAGGAAGGAGGTCAAAGGAATCTCTCAAGAAGATGTTGGATCAAGTCTGCGTCGCCTTTGAGCCACTAAGTGATGTAGATGGAGATAgtgaagaagatgaaaataaaggaaGGCACATCTCCGGTGTTTGCCTCATGTCGCGTGATGAATCAGATTCAGAGGGTGAGGACAATGAG ttaaaacaacaCCGTGATATTTTAGATTGCTCGACATGCACATCAAACAAGATGAAGCTAAAATATGCTTTAGCTCGTGTTGAGTACATGGAAGAAATTGTAAAAACTAATGAAGTGCTTTCTTGCCCCAAATGTTATAATAGTAAAAGTGTCAAG GGAGAATTTTGA